The DNA sequence TCCAACTGCTGTCGCACACTTAAGAACAGTGAACAATCGTAAAAAGTTTGCAACGTTTCAAGAGCACTGGATTCCTTGTTTGCGAATCAGATATAGCGGATTTAATATCGGTTTCTGCAGGTACACTTTATTATCTAAAACAAGACAGCACCAGCATCTACTCGCAAGTATGAAATAGCAGCACCGCATGTCTGGTGACATGTAACAAGTGCAAGTAGTTGTAATGTCACACTCTACACCTCAATATAGCAGCCTCGCGCAGGCAGCTCGCGTTTATGCCAAAGCGCCTTCATCACAGACATCCAGAAAGCGCTTCCCCTAAAGCAAATAACCATTAGGAATACAAGTAGGTGCCATTTCTGAAGTGCTGCCAGTGAATATGTCACTGTGCTGTTATCCTCTGGCCTCTTTTTATCCTGGCTTGCCAATGAAATCTTGTTATTGGTTGTCATTGCAAGGCAGTTGGTGTCTTTGCAAATCACCAACTAAAGATGCTTGCATCTATTTATATCCAGGATTAACCGTTACCCATGCACTACAAATGGCTTCATATCGCTTACCTTAAGGAAAGTGCAAACACCTAAACAATTGTTAATACTGCTTGTATTGCTTGTAGGCCCACATAGAACTGATTAAAATGAAAGTGCAAACATTTAGATACAGtacacaataaaaaagaaagagaatgagGCCACATCTTTAGTGATGCtgtcttgatttttttttttaattcaggtCGTCAACAAAATAGATCCAGTAGTGACATGTTCTAGCTACTCACCATGGCACAGCAGAATGATCAAACTCCTCACCAACACAGCTACTAGTGTAAACTTTGTTAAAGTAAGGTTTGGTTTCTGTGCAGTGTTGATGATGTACGTACTATACAATACACAAAGTGAGACCGCATTTTTGAAAACACATATTTATAACACTTTATGTCTAAAATCATTTGGCTAAGTGGCCCTTCAAACTTGTCTTGAACATTACAGATAAAGGCAACACGACTGCGTCTGGGTCAATGGGTCAACTAAAACAGCAAGATTTGATTGCCGATAagcaacagaaaaacaaaaaacaaacaaaacattagAACAACATAGATGCAGCGTTTATTGTAATTTAACAACAGTAAACAATGCCACACTACCCACCATTTGCAGTGCCTGACAGAGAATGAAACAGTACAGGGTAACAAACAATGCAACAAGAAACTGACATCTACTCAGTATGAATCCAGAGTAGCCTTAATTACCATCATTAAGGTATCACAGAATATGCACAGGATGAAAGTTCCCGTTAAAATGTGGTCTGCCTTACCCAGAAGTCCACAGCTATGGTCtggaagaacttcagtttggccaagttggtatttactgcaaatcatattgaccgcaaaaaagacaaatcatattgaccgcataaaccgcccgtgctgtttatgtgttttcttcctatgtccccgtctttattgcggtcaatatgatttgcagctATGGTCTGGCTATTCAGAACACCCAGAATAACAATTTCATCAAAAGAAATGGAATGAAATAGCTAACAAACAACACTCTAGTTACAATGAACATATATAAAgggcagaaattaaaaaaaaatatctgaaggAGACAAATGCTGCCAGTTTTTCAGTATCACAAAAGCACTACAGAACTGCTGCTGAGCAGCAGAGTCCCCAACAAGTGTAGAGCTTTGTCATAATTCAGTATACACTCCATTAAATTGGCAAGAATGTACAGTGCTCAATTGGCACCTGGTTCTCTGTAGTAGGCATTCATTTCATAGTGAATTCCTAATTCAGCACAAACAGCCTATCTTAGAGAATAGCTCAATTATATATTTCTCCTGAAAGGTCCCTATACAGGTGTGAGCATTTTGAGTGGACAAGCACAGTATGTTCGAACATCTGGCCATGAGTACATGTGCCAAACATTGGGCCGCTGACTCGTGGAAACATTGGACTCTGCAGAAGCAATTGCAGGAAGAGAGTAGAAGCAAGGCAGACGGAACAGATGCTTCCGTGCCTCAACATGCCTGTGTTTCCGATACATTACAAACTACCTAGCCCAACATTCGACCATGCTAAACCATATCGAGGGAGAGGCAACAAAATTCTTTAAAAAGCGTGCACCCTCTCCGACAACGGCCCTAATCGCCTTTACAAGAAGTGGTCACATCGGCTGCATTTTAATGATACCGCAATCAATGGTTAGTCTGGTTAGGGTTAGGCCTAGGGACTGGTTTGGATTCTCTAAACGAACATTTACAACACAGCAGGCATTAAGCACGTTTACCGAACAAAAGCAGACCAAACATGTCAATGTACTTAGCAAACTGTGGTACCGTACTAGCATATCGGCGTTGCTGTTCGGACATGAAATTCAAAAACAACCTGTTTCACCAAACATCTCCTTATTGTTGCTAATAATAAGCCATAATAAATTATAACATAGTTGACAATGCACAAATGTGCCTCTGTCGAAAAATACCTACGTAAACATGAGGCTCCACCAGATTTACCCAAATATATTACGTCTGTCTAGTAGGGTTGCGGCAATCTACAGAGACGACATCTGACAGCTTGAGATATCGTGCTATGGCACACTGGCACTCGTAATTCAAGGCGCGAATGTCTCGTCCCTTGCCAAGGTGGAAAACAACATTTTCTCTCACAATGCCCGCTAGTTGAAAGTAGTTTGACTGAATGTAACGCTTTGCCAACGCTACGGCCTTTTTTGCCTCGTCCTCAGTCTGTTCTGTCACTTTCATTAGGTGTGGAACAAGCGACGCCTTTTCACTGAGGGCTTCGAATGCCACGGCAGCCTGCCTATCTAGCCTCTGGTGTGTGATAAATCTCACAGCCATGTTCAGAAGACTGGTGTTTCGTCGAATGGAGGTGAACATACGGGAAGACACATGGTTTCTATTTGGCACGATGGCCAGCGTCAAATCCACGATAGACTGGTTTTCCACCAGGGCACGCGAAAGAATGGCAAGGCGTTTGGTGCACATAAAGCCCCTAGTGTTCAACTTCAGGTTGGTGATTGCGGTGTTCTTTGTCAGCATAAAAGCAATCGACTTGAGCGACTTCAAGGATACTTTATAGCTTTCCAAACATACTTGACTCACAGTGGTATTTGTCGCGAGCACCTTGGCGACCATGCCAAGCAGCCCATGGGCTGAATAGGAACAAATCTTAATTTTAAGATTCTGGATAGTTTGGTTCAAGGCGAGGACACAGCACAACGCAACAGCGACTTGTTTGCGATCTCCTAAACCGACTGTTACAGTTCGCACATATTTATTTGTGGCGAGATtttgaagcagcgcacaaacgcTGATTTCGGTGAGTTCGTAGGCAACGCTTAGGTGGAGTTCTGTGAGCGTCTCTGAACCAAGTGCCACGGCTGCAGACAGCGGAGGAAGGTCGGGCTCGGCCCAAGACATCTGGATACGGCTGTAGCCTTCAGCTTGGGCCATGTCAAAGGAGAGAGTTGACCTGCGTTGAAAAGCCCACTATCATTCATACTGCGTAGGTTTAAAGAGGTTGCGTATATATTTGCTAGAGCCTGTATAAGCGTTAAGGATACTGTATTACTCCGCGTGACAATAGTTCCAAAAGAACACGAAACATTTCATCTTTGTAGGGAATATTGTTTGTTAAATAATCAAATGGAACTTCTTCCCTTTCCCGTGCCCTGTGTTGATGATACCATTGATTAAACCAGTGAATGTACATGGTGTTTCAAGAATTGACCTATGCAAAGAGTATTGGCAGGTGCCTCTCACAGATGAGATTAAACGGTTTACTACTTTCGTGACACCCTTTGAAGCCTGTGAATAGGCTCCCTTTCGGTAAGAAAACTCGAGGCTGGTTTCAAAGAATTGCTAATGAAGGGGTTAGAGAAATTCCTAGGCCTATTTTGTAGTATGTAAACAAACAATATACTGATCTActcaaaaagaaaaggagatcATGACAAGCACTTCGTAGACATGCTCGCTGCTCTGAGCCAAGaaaagttaaagggaccctgaaacaatctTGTAGAAACATACCGAGTCATTAGCATAGGTCTTCTGATCATTAATCGATGTGTCTAAGTGCTCCCCGTAAAgaatgtaatttattataaggttttaaatatgtacgtcgctaccgatcgcagcagGCCACTGGCCTGAGTTTTCAGCCACCCCTGACTAGACAATGGAAGGTGACCAGACGACGCCAGTAGGCAAGATATCCAAGCGGGTGCCCAGGGCACatcatcaataattttttcaactttagggTGAACAAATGTCATTCGtattagttggaatgttagtcaatttgtttctataaaaaacaAAGTAAAAGCAACAGAATGCACAAGAGAAATTTATCACTACtctcaagcacttccggcacaaagCAAGCGCcgcctgcttgtgttacaacatgctccatgtTCACGCGAGCTGTGCAGTATTGGTCTCGATCTGTCTTTTTGTGACCCTCATAGTTCAGCCTTGCATTGTGGGCTGCGAACGTAGCGATCGgcgacatgtcaagctgcgacactgTGTACCTTTGCAAGGCATAAATGCAAGTGGAGTGTCTAGAGTGCTTGTTGACAGTATCAATTAAATTCCAGCACATACACATTTGCGGCCATCACTTCGCACCATTAACGTTTCACATGTCTGGTATGCAGGTAAACACAACCGTTTTGGGTTTGGGCATTTTATGGGGTGAGTGGAGATACATACATGAATAGCCAGCATAGTGCAGCCACCTGTTGGCACAGAGTTCAAACAAACACAGAACTAATACAGCAGTAAtgaagtgtattttactttgctacTGGAGTGAACTTTTGGCAGCAGTCTAATTGTGAACACGTTTTTTCTAAATGCTTAAATGATTTTGCACTTAATTAAACATTTTTCTAAATGTTTGAAAGGTTTTGCACTTGGtaacagcaatattagctctttggtTGGTTCAGCTCTGCGTCACCAGCTCGCTGGACCGTGCcgaccgatcaggccactcacgtacgtctatgctaaagctccttcatcacaGCAATAGTTGCATGGACGGGCTTTAGTTTACGCCTCCACCCATACAGCTCATAACGCGTGCTGTTTCGATAGCTGCCGCTTGAGATCAACCGCCTGGCGGCTCGCGGTGACATTGTGAGAGGCTTCGCATGCTGGCTCCAAAACAACCAGtagtagacgacacgacgtccCATCATGACGTAAAGCCAGTGAAGGTGTAGCTTAGCTCCGATCACTTGGTGAAGAAGTCGAGGAGAAAAGCATGGCTATGGCGGACGGAAACTTGCAATTGTCCGTAGCTCTCCTAATATGAGAGACCTCACACTAATTTTGATGTGAATGTTTTCCTGCGTGTCGACAAACTCTGTCCAAACCGTCTTAGGGACTCTTTGAAGAAAAAGTGAGTTTTCCCAAAGAAATGTAGTATTCTTACTAAGAACGTTTGTGTGAACCATTAGAGGAGGGAAGGAATCCTAAAGCTGATCTTCAGGACAATAGGAAGTTTTATAAGTAGCTCCTTCCCGTTGTCAATCTCCTTTGTATAGCCTTTACAAtctttttttactctttacaTTCCTATGCATGGGTGATAGCACCGCCTCACTTTTGGTTCCCTATTTCTACAGTACCCTAAGTGTTCTTTTTGCTAGAATTCTGAAGCAATTATTGTGGCACTGGCTGCAGAACAGTGTCAGCTGGTGTTTCAGCAAAAAGCATCTATATTACCCTACACTCAACAACATGGAAGATAAATCTGTATGAAAGAACACAACAGTGACACGCAGAAATTGGCCCTGAAAGCTGTTCTTTTCCATGTGCGTGGATTTGAACATGTCTTCCCATTGAATAGGCAATTCAGTTACCTTTCCAGTTGTCTAGCTTCAACATCAGAAAactgcacactctttatagtcTTGTTATTTCGCAGCATTCTGCAGAACGTGTTGATGGCACGTACAGTAGCAGTGTTATCCCTCAGATCCATCAATTCGAGAGCGCAGTTCGTTTCCAGCCCATGAGCCAGTGTCACCATTGAGTCGGCATCGACACGAGCGTGCTTCAATTCCACCTTTCTCAGCCCTACGTTGCTACGCAGTGCTGTCGCGAGTGACTCTGCATTACTGCCGTTGATGTTGCAACCGTTCAGGTCCAAGTGCCTCAGGGTCTTGTTTGCGATTAGCGCTTCAAAAAGGGACTCGAAGCGCGTGTCACACTGGCCAACGTGAAGCTCTAGCAGGGACGTATTGGCCTTGAGTGCCTCTGCTAAGGTGAAGAGGTTGACGTTGTTTTCCAGACTCTGGTCGAGCGTCAATTTGGTCAAGGACTTCGCGACGCGCAGTAGCGTTGCGATAGAGTTCACGCTTTCCCGTGAAATATCGTTCGCGACGACAGACAGCTCGCCGAGGAAGCGACAGCACTGCAGCGCTCGCAAGAGGCACTCGACGGACTCCTGCGACATGTCATTATCAGAGATGGAAACAGCAGTGAGGTGGCTCGCGTTTCTTCTTAGCAAATTTGCTACGGATCTCGACACTGATGCATTGATAGGGAAATGGTACAATTCTAAGCTCTTGAGATTTCCTAGGCCAGCCAGGCCTTCGGAAAGCTCTTCTTCGCAGTAGGGTGTTTTGTCGGCACCGCGGAGTTGCAGATGCTGGACGTTGACGCTCCGGCCTAGCGCCAACGCGAGGGTGGAGGCCGGTGCAAACAATAACGACCTCGGGTCTTGCATCATGATGCGCTGAACGCACCGATGCGCCTTCGGCAGCCAGCAGAAGACGCAAGCGGCGTCGTAAAGTTCGTCGTCGCCGAGCTGACGCCGACGTGTCCGCGTCGACCGGATGGCCACCCTGGCCGGCTCGGTTTCGACAAGTTCGAAGCTCACCGGGTGCAAGACCTTGCTCCATCGGTCGAGGTCGTGGCAAAGCCAGCAATCGGTGTGGCATTCGTCATACTCACAAGCGCGGTCGAAGTCCAGCCCTCGCTTTGTTAGGCGAGACACGATCTGTTCGGAGTAAGGCATGATGCTCTCGTGACCGCCAGCGGCTGTGCCTTTCGACGCAAGGCCCGCGACTGTCCCACCTCCTTCGGTCGCGGACATTCTCTCACAGTAGGCACAGATCTGCTGCGATCTAATAACTTCGACACTCGTCTACGGCAGCGCTGGCAGGGGCCTGCTGAGAGCGTGCATCTTGTGGCGTTTTGCCGGGCGGCTTGACGTAACTCACCTTTGAGCTTGCCATTCTGCCGCCAAAACCAaagacggatgtgacatcacggacgcgaaaaacaaagaatgaatgcgacatcccggacgtgacgtttgggtgaacctaacgcctgcgttccgtcgaccgggtgaacgcagacactttcgtCGATCCTTCGCACGGTCGTGTCGCAAGGGACCAAATAAAGAAAGCCAGCCACAGGGCCAAAGCATAGACTAGCCAAAGTCGCACTACGATTGCACCACACCTTGAAAGAACAGCGGGCGACTTTAAGTTTCAGTGGTTTGCCGACAGCTGTCGCTTCTACGGGAACgtagcggtcgatttaggcaccactggcctccttgaagcccttgggttcagcgggagcagtggtaaagcaaacaggtccgcaatagacaatAGAGCATCCCccttggaacggggcggtgggttgcaccaccaagctcttgctactatgctgcctgatatcctacctaggttaaccaatgaaaaaagaaaaaaaaaacactgtgaactaacacgtccaaattttctgatcccctattgcgaactgtgtttttgtgcgtctccgtcttttgtcgtttccctacttttcttccaccaatcctccaatcgcctcttactaatgtctattgcggacctgtttgctgtacccacgacctactgtataaatACAGTACagttatacagtaggtcgtggctTTACCACTGCttccgctgaacccaagggcttcaaggaggccagtggtgcctaaatcgaccgctgggtagacgtcttcacattctaataaaacatgctcattcgtttccctagctttaccgcagcacgcacatgcttcttcttccttcttatatctcgctttataggtgcgtgttctaaggcatctcgatctcgcttcgaaaagtaatgagcttccctagctttgagttatcataaatggtttctttcctgatttcgttttttcctcttaagtagttactcatggcaggtttcttttccattgccgccacccatgagattaattcagcctctctaacttttcgcttgaccttctttgttgctgtgttgcccaccccacagaccgcatacttgctggtaagcttcccagttctcttcctccactgtgaatcaatgttttgcctgtacagatacctgaacaccccccagcccatttactttcttccatattcctcagccgctcttcatactcaattttactgctagcttccctcacttcaaaactagtccagcccgtatccccctgcacagcttcatttgtagtcttcccgtgagcgcccaatgcgaggcgacccactgacctttggttcccgtcgagccctgattgtacccctgaattaaagcaaacaaccgcatttcaaaaagtaagtcctggaaccattacccctttccacatacctcgtaggacctcgtacctattgtatccccatagcgctctgtgcttcattatggctgcgtttctcttcccctttactgttatggtttttttcctgtgtttccatatagccattgccttcgtttatccatataccaaggtatttatattctgttaccagagatatttcttggccctgtatctccactgtctgttcactattttcattgaataccataacacctgattttctaacactaaatttcaaacctaaattgttgccttcctgtccacagatattagccagacgttgcaaatcactttgcttgttagcgagcaacacaatgtcgtccgcataaaataaacctgggagttgctgctctattactgtacctgcctgtttgtatgagagattaaacccgatattacttccttctagctccctctccatcctcaccatgtacatcataaacagcagcggggataaagggcacccctgcctcagtcccttgttgatttgaactttctccgcacctctcatcccttcccattcaacgcaaacggtattttctaggtaaatctctctcaaaagctgtagacaatcgttacctaagccttccccttccagaatatcccacaaaatgttgcggtctacgttgtcgtatgctcctgtaatgtccaaaaaaggccacatacaacggtctgctttctgcttttgatatttcgatacactgagtaagaacaaacaagttatcatccaaacgcctacctattctaaagccattctgaagctctcccaaaatgccattattctctgcccatgcttgcatctttaatttgattgcctgcatttgctagcctgtatattaccgatgtaatggtcaacggtctatacgagtgaattctgtctttatcccccttacctttataaattaaattcattctactttgtcgccaactgtatggtattcgtctatctcttaacagttttttccactgctttcaccagagct is a window from the Dermacentor albipictus isolate Rhodes 1998 colony chromosome 6, USDA_Dalb.pri_finalv2, whole genome shotgun sequence genome containing:
- the LOC139060889 gene encoding protein NLRC3-like isoform X1, whose protein sequence is MSATEGGGTVAGLASKGTAAGGHESIMPYSEQIVSRLTKRGLDFDRACEYDECHTDCWLCHDLDRWSKVLHPVSFELVETEPARVAIRSTRTRRRQLGDDELYDAACVFCWLPKAHRCVQRIMMQDPRSLLFAPASTLALALGRSVNVQHLQLRGADKTPYCEEELSEGLAGLGNLKSLELYHFPINASVSRSVANLLRRNASHLTAVSISDNDMSQESVECLLRALQCCRFLGELSVVANDISRESVNSIATLLRVAKSLTKLTLDQSLENNVNLFTLAEALKANTSLLELHVGQCDTRFESLFEALIANKTLRHLDLNGCNINGSNAESLATALRSNVGLRKVELKHARVDADSMVTLAHGLETNCALELMDLRDNTATVRAINTFCRMLRNNKTIKSVQFSDVEARQLERSTLSFDMAQAEGYSRIQMSWAEPDLPPLSAAVALGSETLTELHLSVAYELTEISVCALLQNLATNKYVRTVTVGLGDRKQVAVALCCVLALNQTIQNLKIKICSYSAHGLLGMVAKVLATNTTVSQVCLESYKVSLKSLKSIAFMLTKNTAITNLKLNTRGFMCTKRLAILSRALVENQSIVDLTLAIVPNRNHVSSRMFTSIRRNTSLLNMAVRFITHQRLDRQAAVAFEALSEKASLVPHLMKVTEQTEDEAKKAVALAKRYIQSNYFQLAGIVRENVVFHLGKGRDIRALNYECQCAIARYLKLSDVVSVDCRNPTRQT
- the LOC139060889 gene encoding NLR family CARD domain-containing protein 3-like isoform X2, which gives rise to MSATEGGGTVAGLASKGTAAGGHESIMPYSEQIVSRLTKRGLDFDRACEYDECHTDCWLCHDLDRWSKVLHPVSFELVETEPARVAIRSTRTRRRQLGDDELYDAACVFCWLPKAHRCVQRIMMQDPRSLLFAPASTLALALGRSVNVQHLQLRGADKTPYCEEELSEGLAGLGNLKSLELYHFPINASVSRSVANLLRRNASHLTAVSISDNDMSQESVECLLRALQCCRFLGELSVVANDISRESVNSIATLLRVAKSLTKLTLDQSLENNVNLFTLAEALKANTSLLELHVGQCDTRFESLFEALIANKTLRHLDLNGCNINGSNAESLATALRSNVGLRKVELKHARVDADSMVTLAHGLETNCALELMDLRDNTATVNSLL